TCGCATCGCGCCCCGAGATCCCCGCCGTCCGCGCCGGGCGCCTCCACCTCGTGGACGGCAAGCTGGCCACCTGGTACGGCCCGAGGATCAAAGAGGCGCTCACCGTCCTGCCTCGTCTCATTGGCGACGAGTCGACCGCCTGACCTGCTATACTGGACGCCTCGTCGTAAAAGGAGACGCGGGGATGCGCGTCTCTGCTGGCTTCACGAGCGGATCATGCGGAGCGCCGGTGAGCAGCCGCGCTCTCGAAGGAGATGGTTTCGTGCGCCGGACCCCGGCCAAGTCGTTCAAGTGCGAGGTCGTATCCGAGACGGTGTCAATCACGCTCCGCCGCAGCACCGTCATCGGCGGGAGCGGCAAGCTCTTCGTGCAGTGCAGCGAGCTGGACTGTCAGTACGTGGGGGCGAACGAGCCGCCTTGCCCCCTCACCCTCGACCTCTTCGCGGCCGAGATCCAGGAGCGAATGGAGCAGCGCCGGGACGAGTGATCTCTCCTCGTCAGGTTGGGAGGCCCCGAGTCGATCAGCGGCGCGGCGAGGGCTGGACTAGTCGGATCAGGGATTCTGCGGACTCGGTCGGCTGATGATCTCGGTCTCGTCCCCTTCGAGCCCCACGAAGAAGAACGCCGAACCGTCCCGGTCGGCGCGCCAGACAATGGCATCCACGTCGAGAGAGCGGCCGTTGGGTGGGTGGAAGTGGAGCTTGGCCGTCTTGCCGACTTCCAGGGGCTCATCGACCCGCACCTTGGTGCCCATGGGGCTGAGGTTCACGGTCTCGAGCTCCAGCGAGCGATTCTCCAGCTCCAAGATCACGGGCCATGTCACCTTGGCCCTGGGGTAGCGCCTGAGATCTGCCCGCCGGTCGCTCATGGCCATGGGCGATTGTCTCATTGGCCCACGGCTCCTGACAAGGCCCTTTGCAATTCTCGCCCGCGGCTTCCTCTCATGCCCATTCGATGCGATTCCGGCTCACGGCGATTCGATGCAGAAGAGATAGAAGAGAGGTCGGTTGATGGTGCCGGGCTGCCGGTCGAGGTCGCTGACGCAGCGAGCGCGGCTCGGAGGATTGTCCCCACGCACGGGTGGGTTCGTGCTCGATGCGCAGGCAGCCATGGCGAGACCGAGCAGCCCCGCGCCCAGCCATCGTCCGATGCTCCGCATCCGACCGCCGCCCTCCTCGCTGACGTCTTGGCTGCCGCCCAAGGGTAGCACGTGCTTGGGACAGGTCACGCCCTCGTGTGTGACAATCCGTGAGACCGCCCCATGGCCCAGCCCGTGACCCCGTCCGCCGCCGCCACTCTCGTTCTCCTGCGCGATCGTCCGCCCTCCGCCGTCGAGACCCTCTTGCTCCAGCGTCACGCCAAGAGCAAGTTCGCCGCCGGAGACTATGTCTTCGCCGGCGGAAAGGTCGAGGCCGACGACATGCCGGCGGACGGTGAAAGCTTCTGCCGAGGGCTCACCGCCGCTACGGCGGCCGCGCGCCTGGGCGGTGGTCTCTCACCGCGCGAAGCCCTCTCCTACTGGGTCGGCGCCATCCGGGAAGCCTTCGAGGAGGTGGGCGTCCTCCTCGCCTATGGACCGGACGGCGAGCTCCTCCGGATCACCGCGGACCGCCGCGCGCGCTATGCCGCCTACCGGGCCGCCACGCAAAAGGCCAACCCCGCCTTCTTCGACATGCTGAGAGCGGAGCGGTTGATCCTGGCCACCGACCGCGTGGCGTATTTCGCTCACTGGATCACGCCCGAAGAGCAACCCATCCGCTTCGACACACGCTTCTTCGCCGCTCAGATGCCGCCGGGGCAGGAGCC
This genomic stretch from Candidatus Methylomirabilota bacterium harbors:
- a CDS encoding PilZ domain-containing protein, which encodes MRQSPMAMSDRRADLRRYPRAKVTWPVILELENRSLELETVNLSPMGTKVRVDEPLEVGKTAKLHFHPPNGRSLDVDAIVWRADRDGSAFFFVGLEGDETEIISRPSPQNP